Below is a genomic region from Rosa chinensis cultivar Old Blush chromosome 5, RchiOBHm-V2, whole genome shotgun sequence.
TTTTATCCAATGGCAGGTGATAAGTGAATACTACTGATTAGGTATTTTCATAGGTCAAGTTGATCAACACGAATAATACTATTCGCACACCAGTTAAACACTCAAGTATACAATAAGGCAAAGATTGATTAGCTTTTGCTACCAGCAAACAGGACAGTACTTGTAAACGGACAAACAGAAAAACACTTACAACTGAAAGCATACAACAAAGAGAATTCTTACCCAAGAAACACCCAGAAATATATGAGGGtaaaagaaaaggcaaaaacAAAGTGGAAAGGTCTATTTGGTATTTAGAGAAGGTGCAGTCTTCTTGGGAAACCTAGCACTAGGTGTTAGATTCATGACCAACTTGTATATTATCAGCAGGCTCACGTCGCATCTGGGACTGATTGCTAGAATCTTGTGGTTGTCGATTTGGATCATCATGACTATGAGACTCGGTGCTCTTGGAAATGTTATGAGCAGCCGGAAATAGATCAACACGCTCAGACTGGGCTATCTTTCCACCTTCAAGAGGTGTTCCATGCTCGTAAGCCACTCTCACTGCTTCATCTTCACTGAGCCTCGCTTGTGAAGTCGCATACTTTATGTCATCCTTGCTCTTTGCCATTCTCTCTTGCCGATCAGTCACTAAACTACATGGATTTGCTCTATGTTCTAAGCCTTTTTTATAAGCTGTGTTCTATCATTGCGTGGCAGATTGTCTCCAGAGGAGAGTGACAAGTATATCTTTGATTCGACACGTGGTCTTGTATTGGGTCTCCATTTGTTGCACAAATGAAGAGGTTTGGTTCTCTTTTCTGTCGACAAACCACCGGATGCCGTACACAAGGAAGAAGTCTCATAACCATTAAACTCCAAAAACCGAAGTTTCCAAAAACCCTAAAGCTGTAAAGTACAATGACAAAATATTTCGGTTAAGTGATGGTTGAGattgaagaactgaagaagtgaATGTCTACACAACTGTTCATATAAAGGGTAACTCAGTCTTCTAAATGCCTCACTCCATCTatgctaaaagaaagaaaaagaa
It encodes:
- the LOC112164677 gene encoding SEED MATURATION PROTEIN 1 — translated: MAKSKDDIKYATSQARLSEDEAVRVAYEHGTPLEGGKIAQSERVDLFPAAHNISKSTESHSHDDPNRQPQDSSNQSQMRREPADNIQVGHESNT